Below is a window of Candidatus Nitrosotenuis uzonensis DNA.
GAGGATTCCTCATAAACAAGTTCCAGGGAAATGCTGACCTGCTCAAGCCTGGCCTAAGAAAGATAAAACAAATAACATCTAAATCCGTTCTTGGTGTAATACCAAAGATCAAGATGAACCTGCCAAACGAGGACTCTCTTGATGACCGGATACATCTCTTTAACAAAGGGAACCGAAAAAAGATCAACTCTGAGCTTGACAGACTTGCAAGGACTGTATCGACACACGTTGATATCAAATCAATTGAGAGGCTTTTTGCATGATTGAAATTCCATTACTTGTGGTGGCCGGAGCAATATTGTTGGACCTTGCATTCGGTGATCCCAAAAACAAGTATCATCCAACAGCATGGATTGGTACACTGATTGCATCTGCAGTACCTACTGCAAAAAAAATGAAATCTGAAAGACTCGGCGGTGCACTTGTAACAATGGCAATAGTCTCAATTGTGGCCTTACTTGTCATCTCATATGAGTATGTGGTAAGATCCCTTGATGGCGTTATAGCTGTACTGATTACAACGCTACTTGGAGCAATATTGCTGAAAACCACTATTGCAATAAGGGGTCTTGAGGTACATGGGAGGCAGGTAATGAATTTGCTATCACAAGGAGATATTCATGGAGCCCGTTGCAGTCTTGCCATGCTTGTCAAACGCAACACAAAAGACCTCGATGAGCATCACATAGCTTCAGGCGTATTGGAGACCACCAGCGAAAATATTGTGGACGGAATAACTGGGCCGCTATTCTACTATGCGCTGTTCGGGCTTGCAGGCACATTCGTCTACAGGACGATAAATACGATAGACTCTATGATTGGATACAAAGATGCCATATTCAAGAACATGGGATGGTTTGGAGCAAACTGTGACAAAGTTCTAAATTTCATACCATCTAGGATCACTGGATACGTCATGGTGCTTGCAGCAGCCTTGGTGGGTGCAGATTGGAAGGGCTCGCTTGTTACTCTAAAAAAAGATGGCAAAAAGACCGAGAGCCCTAATGCCGGATATCCAATGGCTGCAATGGCAGGGGCACTTGGAACCAAATTTGAGAAGGTTGATCATTATATCCTTGGGGATGGTACAGCTGAGATTAACATGAAGCAATTCGAAATTGCAATCAGAATGGTCAAGGTTACAAGTATCTTGTTCTGCATTCTAGTTGTAGCGCCTATTATCATAATTCTCTCAACTCTTGGATGGTGGATACATGTTTAGGCAGGTTGGTTC
It encodes the following:
- a CDS encoding cobalamin biosynthesis protein; the encoded protein is MIEIPLLVVAGAILLDLAFGDPKNKYHPTAWIGTLIASAVPTAKKMKSERLGGALVTMAIVSIVALLVISYEYVVRSLDGVIAVLITTLLGAILLKTTIAIRGLEVHGRQVMNLLSQGDIHGARCSLAMLVKRNTKDLDEHHIASGVLETTSENIVDGITGPLFYYALFGLAGTFVYRTINTIDSMIGYKDAIFKNMGWFGANCDKVLNFIPSRITGYVMVLAAALVGADWKGSLVTLKKDGKKTESPNAGYPMAAMAGALGTKFEKVDHYILGDGTAEINMKQFEIAIRMVKVTSILFCILVVAPIIIILSTLGWWIHV